One genomic region from Magallana gigas chromosome 3, xbMagGiga1.1, whole genome shotgun sequence encodes:
- the LOC117693131 gene encoding uncharacterized protein: MRAVRIPAVLVSRVTHFKVLALCFICTSVYVYLYSEVSLQSLTLHKMIMAAIGDFRSWQKQIWELWDYIRYGEFFTDTDSAEKDRNITRNYATTQVSRSRMDRNVSRAPVNTENLALDMLHTNATLLTLFTTWQTSVEKFTCHNNTVRNWNLLKPFVQPILFTNENELSIQVTAMGWKVLPVSKAGRGVPVLKNMYLDTIKVFNSTFYAYANGDILFTDTLIITLLTVLTSSLNKSRPLMVIGRRTNVDNVTALEARDQITITKAAEFRGTLFSAWGEDYFITMKNYPWKDIPDVIVGRRAYDNWLVLDARRRGHVVDATETILAVHQTTYRGNYEGHSHRDSDYNHNLLVRTFRRLHYAAGKTSCTELITRYNSTHAPQIQWRNPNKECYPL; this comes from the coding sequence ATGAGAGCCGTCCGTATTCCCGCCGTATTGGTCAGCAGAGTCACGCACTTTAAGGTCCTTGCCTTGTGCTTTATATGCACCTCCGTCTATGTGTATCTATATTCAGAGGTCAGCCTTCAGAGCCTAACGCTTCACAAAATGATCATGGCGGCGATTGGCGACTTCCGGTCATGGCAGAAGCAGATATGGGAGTTGTGGGACTATATCAGATATGGAGAATTCTTTACGGACACTGACTCGGCTGAAAAGGATAGAAATATTACCAGAAATTACGCTACTACACAAGTTTCCAGGTCCAGGATGGACCGCAATGTCAGTAGGGCCCCTGTCAATACAGAGAACCTAGCGCTAGACATGTTGCACACTAACGCCACGCTCTTGACGCTATTCACCACGTGGCAGACTTCCGTAGAGAAATTCACTTGCCACAATAACACAGTTAGAAACTGGAATCTTTTAAAACCGTTTGTACAACCAATACTGTTTACAAATGAGAACGAATTGTCTATCCAGGTTACAGCAATGGGATGGAAAGTATTGCCCGTCTCAAAAGCAGGGAGAGGAGTGCCTGTTCTGAAAAATATGTACTTAGATACCATCAAAGTTTTCAATTCCACCTTTTATGCATACGCCAATGGTGACATCCTTTTCACGGATACACTGATTATAACGTTACTGACGGTGTTAACGTCTAGCTTGAACAAATCGCGCCCCCTGATGGTCATAGGCAGAAGAACAAATGTGGACAATGTCACGGCGCTAGAGGCGCGGGACCAGATAACCATAACCAAAGCAGCGGAGTTCAGAGGGACTCTGTTCAGCGCGTGGGGTGAGGACTATTTCATAACGATGAAAAATTATCCGTGGAAAGACATTCCCGATGTCATCGTCGGTAGACGGGCGTACGATAACTGGCTCGTACTTGACGCTAGGAGGCGCGGTCACGTCGTTGACGCGACAGAGACCATATTGGCTGTCCATCAGACGACATATCGTGGAAATTACGAGGGTCACAGTCATCGGGACAGTGACTATAACCACAATCTACTGGTCAGGACCTTCAGGAGACTCCACTATGCCGCGGGAAAAACATCGTGCACCGAGCTTATCACTCGCTACAACTCCACCCACGCCCCACAGATTCAGTGGAGAAACCCCAATAAGGAATGCTATCCATTGTAA